A window of Microbacterium lushaniae genomic DNA:
ACCCGCCCGAGGGCTACCGCGCGGCGAGCAGCTCCCGCGTGAACGGATGCTGCGGCACGGCGAACACCGCAGCCGTCGCGCCCGCTTCCACCACCGCGCCGTCCTGCATGACGACGACCTCGTCGGCGACGGAGGCCACCACGTCCAGGTCGTGGGAGACGAACAGCATGGTCAGGCCCCGCTCCTGCTGGAGCCGGTGCAGGAGGGCGAGCACACGTTCGCGCACGGTCGGGTCAAGCGCCGAGACCGGTTCGTCGAGCACGAGGATGTCGGGGGCGGGCGCGAGCGCGCGGGCGATCGCGGCGCGCTGACGCTGTCCGCCCGACAGCTGCGCGGGGCGGCGGCGGGCGAGGCCGGGGTCCAGGCCGACCTCCGCGAGGAGAGCCGCCACCGCCGCGGGACGCTCCGCTCGCGGCACGCCTCCGGCCGCCAGCGCCTCACGCAGCGATCGCCCCACACTCCATCGCGGATCGAAGGCGCCCAGCGGGTTCTGGTGCACGAACTGCACGCGCCGCCGCAGCGCGGCGTCGTGTCCGCTCCCCCACTCCACCCCGCCGATGCGCACCTCACCGGCGTCCGGGCGCGTGGCACCGACGATCATGCGGGCCAGCGTGGTCTTACCCGACCCCGACTCCCCGACCACGGCCAGCGTGCGCCCGGCGGGCACCTCCAGCGAGACGTCGCGCACGGCAGGGCGGTCGAACGTTTTCGAGACGTGACGCACGGTCACCGCCGGCGGCCCGTCCGCAGTCGACACCGCGCGCGGCTCGTGGCGCGCCGCATCCACGAGCGCGCGCGTGTACGGATGCCGCGGGTCACCGAGGACGTCGGCCGCGGTCCCCGTCTCCACGAATCCGCCCTCCCGCATGACCGCGATGCGATCGGCGACGCGCCGCACCGCGGCCAGGTCATGGCTGATGAGGACGACCGCGACCCCGCCGTCGGCGATGCCCCGCAGAAGGTCGAGCACGCGCGCCTGCACCGTCGCGTCCAGCGCCGTGGTCGGCTCGTCGGCGATGAGGATCGCCGGCTCCGCTGCCAGGGCGGAGGCGATCAGCGCGCGCTGACGCTGCCCGCCCGACAGCTCGTGGGGGTACTGGCGGGCGCGTCGCCGGGGTTCGGGCAGGGCCACGTCGGCGAGCAGATCGTGCACGCGGGCACGGCGGGCAGCGCGGCGCATGCCGGGCTCGTGCAGTCGCAGCGGTTCGGCGACCTCGGCACCGATGCGTCTGAGCGGGTCCAGAGACACCAGCGCATCCTGAGACACCAGCGCGACGCGTGCGCCCCGCATCCGTCGCCACCCTCGTTCGCCGAGGGTGCGCGCGTCGACGCCGTCGACCTCGAGTTCGTCGGCGGTGACGACGGCGTCGGCGGGGGTCAGCCCCAGCAGCGCGCGGGCGGCGAGCGTCTTGCCGGCGCCGGATTCCCCGACGATCGCCAGGCACTCCCCCGGCGCGACGTCCAGATCCACCCCGTCCACGACGACGGATGCTCCGAACGACACGCGCAGGCCGCGCACCCGCAGGCCCGTCATGGCGTCCGCCCGTCCGCGCGGGCCCGGAGGGTGCGGCCGAGGACCGTGGCGGCCACGACCGTGAGCGTGATCGCGGCACCGGGGAAGACCGCGACCCACCATGCCTGCCCCAGGACGTTGCGACCGCCGGAGAGCATCAGTCCCCACTCGGGGGTGGGCTCGGTCGGCCCCAGGCCCAGGAAGCTCAAGCCGGCTGCGGCAAGGATGCTCGAACCGATGCCGATCGTGGCCAGCACGCTCAGGGCCCCCAGCACCGCCGGCAGCACGTGGCGTGCGAACGCCCTCGGTGCGGGCACGCCGAGGATCCGCGCGGCCTCGACGTGCTCGGCGGTGCGCAGC
This region includes:
- a CDS encoding dipeptide ABC transporter ATP-binding protein, whose protein sequence is MTGLRVRGLRVSFGASVVVDGVDLDVAPGECLAIVGESGAGKTLAARALLGLTPADAVVTADELEVDGVDARTLGERGWRRMRGARVALVSQDALVSLDPLRRIGAEVAEPLRLHEPGMRRAARRARVHDLLADVALPEPRRRARQYPHELSGGQRQRALIASALAAEPAILIADEPTTALDATVQARVLDLLRGIADGGVAVVLISHDLAAVRRVADRIAVMREGGFVETGTAADVLGDPRHPYTRALVDAARHEPRAVSTADGPPAVTVRHVSKTFDRPAVRDVSLEVPAGRTLAVVGESGSGKTTLARMIVGATRPDAGEVRIGGVEWGSGHDAALRRRVQFVHQNPLGAFDPRWSVGRSLREALAAGGVPRAERPAAVAALLAEVGLDPGLARRRPAQLSGGQRQRAAIARALAPAPDILVLDEPVSALDPTVRERVLALLHRLQQERGLTMLFVSHDLDVVASVADEVVVMQDGAVVEAGATAAVFAVPQHPFTRELLAAR